Proteins encoded in a region of the Panicum hallii strain FIL2 chromosome 3, PHallii_v3.1, whole genome shotgun sequence genome:
- the LOC112887432 gene encoding ras-related protein RABA1f-like, with product MAYRAEDDYDYLFKVVLIGDSGVGKSNLLSRFTRNEFSLESKSTIGVEFATRSIHVEDKVVKAQIWDTAGQERYRAITSAYYRGAVGALVVYDVTRHVTFENVERWMRELKEHTDANIVIMLVGNKADLRHLRAVLTEDAKAFAERENAFFMETSALEAMNVEDAFTEVLTQIYRVVSKKALDIGDDPAAPPKGQTINVSGKDDVSAVKKSACCSS from the exons ATGGCGTACCGGGCAGAGGACGACTACGACTACCTCTTCAAGGTGGTGCTCATCGGGGACTCCGGCGTCGGCAAGTCGAACCTGCTCTCGCGCTTCACGCGCAACGAGTTTAGCCTCGAGTCCAAGTCCACCATCGGGGTCGAGTTCGCCACCCGCAGCATCCACGTCGAGGACAAGGTCGTCAAGGCCCAGATCTGGGACACCGCCGGCCAGGAAAG GTACCGTGCTATCACAAGTGCATACTACCGTGGAGCAGTAGGGGCACTAGTTGTCTATGACGTGACACGGCATGTCACCTTCGAGAACGTGGAGAGGTGGATGAGGGAGCTCAAGGAACACACGGACGCCAACATCGTGATCATGCTCGTCGGGAACAAGGCGGACCTGCGCCACCTCAGGGCCGTCCTTACGGAGGATGCGAAGGCCTTCGCCGAGAGAGAGAATGCCTTCTTCATGGAGACGTCAGCCCTGGAGGCGATGAATGTGGAGGATGCCTTCACTGAGGTGCTCACACAGATCTACCGCGTGGTGAGCAAGAAGGCCCTTGACATTGGTGATGACCCCGCGGCGCCTCCCAAGGGCCAGACCATCAATGTCAGCGGCAAGGACGACGTGTCCGCAGTGAAGAAGTCTGCTTGTTGTTCGTCTTAG
- the LOC112885947 gene encoding probable E3 ubiquitin-protein ligase ZFP1 isoform X2, with translation MSHRTMVWRHQSVNPGWEQGHVQVQSESSYYGGPGIDSSNLGVQVAAGVPGNTANVGICDLRNHERQHVHNSYPHVGVTSSFVFPTAMHNPGMATAAVNIYIPQTQSFGLGNVLPPSLYHQVPAGTIDESSSSVNFGDSASGFIKRKNAVVAGNHHFLHGFAGSSSSAHVPQNPARGPWNASFQSNCLPNSAASNPPEFHSSNACHMGQCNTWIPQAANGVGHGVPQWGYSNSVANPPGTTDMPNGIVQGPLPHFSQNPLHSMQMQVPQIQVSHQQFLGNNVVHGLNPSAAGLPLDPRMLAFPFNSEHTFGHPMHPPLTNQVNSGVLRILPYQNATMLDRSRIHEVGHVIDEHQDMRLDVDNMTYEELVALEEQIGDVNTGLTESYIQENLRSTFYVPRAAGVSDEFSELSSENDACIICQEEYEAEELIGTLECGHQYHATCIKQWLMMKNLCPICKTTALSSDRSNG, from the exons ATGTCACATAGAACTATGGTATGGAGACATCAGTCTGTTAATCCTGGATGGGAACAAGGACATGTCCAAGTTCAATCAGAAAGTTCCTATTATGGAGGCCCTGGAATTGATTCATCCAACCTGGGTGTGCAAGTTGCTGCCGGAGTTCCAGGAAATACTGCTAATGTTGGTATCTGTGATCTGCGGAATCATGAGCGCCAGCATGTTCATAATTCATACCCACATGTTGGTGTTACGTCAAGTTTTGTCTTCCCAACTGCTATGCACAACCCTGGCATGGCAACAGCAGCTGTTAACATATATATTCCTCAGACTCAAAGCTTTGGACTGGGCAATGTGCTACCACCATCTTTATATCATCAAGTTCCTGCAGGAACTATTGATGAGAGCAGCAGCAGTGTCAATTTTGGTGACAGTGCTAGTGGATTCATCAAAAGGAAAAATGCAGTTGTGGCTGGTAACCATCATTTTCTTCATGGATTTGCAGGTTCAAGTTCATCTGCTCATGTGCCTCAGAATCCTGCACGTGGGCCATGGAATGCTTCATTTCAATCAAATTGTTTACCCAATTCTGCAGCTTCAAACCCACCAGAGTTCCACAGTAGCAATG CCTGTCACATGGGCCAGTGCAATACATGGATTCCGCAGGCTGCAAATGGTGTTGGTCATGGAGTACCACAGTGGGGATATAGTAATTCAGTGGCCAATCCTCCAG GAACCACAGACATGCCGAATGGAATTGTTCAGGGGCCTCTACCTCATTTCTCCCAGAATCCTTTGCATAGTATGCAAATGCAAGTACCTCAAATACAAGTATCCCATCAACAGTTCCTCGGTAACAATGTGGTGCATGGTTTAAATCCTTCTGCCGCAGGCCTTCCTTTAGATCCAAGAATGCTGGCTTTCCCATTCAATTCTGAGCACACTTTTGGGCATCCGATGCATCCACCTCTTACAAACCAAGTAAACAGTGGGGTTTTAAGAATTCTGCCATATCAG AATGCTACCATGCTGGATCGATCAAGGATTCATGAAGTAGGACATGTTATTGATGAACATCAAGACATGCGTCTGGATGTGGATAACATGACTTACGAG GAGCTTGTAGCTTTGGAAGAGCAGATAGGCGATGTCAATACTGGTTTGACAGAAAGTTACATCCAAGAGAACTTGAGGTCAACTTTCTATGTTCCAAGAGCAGCTGGAGTGTCTGATGAGTTTTCTGAGCTCTCTTCGGAGAATGATGCTTGCATAATATGCCAG GAAGAGTATGAAGCTGAAGAACTTATAGGAACCCTTGAATGCGGCCACCAGTACCATGCGACATGCATAAAGCAATGGTTGATGATGAAGAACCTCTGCCCCATCTGCAAGACAACAGCGTTGTCATCAGATAGAAGCAATGGATGA
- the LOC112885947 gene encoding probable E3 ubiquitin-protein ligase ZFP1 isoform X1 — protein MSHRTMVWRHQSVNPGWEQGHVQVQSESSYYGGPGIDSSNLGVQVAAGVPGNTANVGICDLRNHERQHVHNSYPHVGVTSSFVFPTAMHNPGMATAAVNIYIPQTQSFGLGNVLPPSLYHQVPAGTIDESSSSVNFGDSASGFIKRKNAVVAGNHHFLHGFAGSSSSAHVPQNPARGPWNASFQSNCLPNSAASNPPEFHSSNGRPFLEGPSADVPSSFSSMAARPELVSHGNYVFPACHMGQCNTWIPQAANGVGHGVPQWGYSNSVANPPGTTDMPNGIVQGPLPHFSQNPLHSMQMQVPQIQVSHQQFLGNNVVHGLNPSAAGLPLDPRMLAFPFNSEHTFGHPMHPPLTNQVNSGVLRILPYQNATMLDRSRIHEVGHVIDEHQDMRLDVDNMTYEELVALEEQIGDVNTGLTESYIQENLRSTFYVPRAAGVSDEFSELSSENDACIICQEEYEAEELIGTLECGHQYHATCIKQWLMMKNLCPICKTTALSSDRSNG, from the exons ATGTCACATAGAACTATGGTATGGAGACATCAGTCTGTTAATCCTGGATGGGAACAAGGACATGTCCAAGTTCAATCAGAAAGTTCCTATTATGGAGGCCCTGGAATTGATTCATCCAACCTGGGTGTGCAAGTTGCTGCCGGAGTTCCAGGAAATACTGCTAATGTTGGTATCTGTGATCTGCGGAATCATGAGCGCCAGCATGTTCATAATTCATACCCACATGTTGGTGTTACGTCAAGTTTTGTCTTCCCAACTGCTATGCACAACCCTGGCATGGCAACAGCAGCTGTTAACATATATATTCCTCAGACTCAAAGCTTTGGACTGGGCAATGTGCTACCACCATCTTTATATCATCAAGTTCCTGCAGGAACTATTGATGAGAGCAGCAGCAGTGTCAATTTTGGTGACAGTGCTAGTGGATTCATCAAAAGGAAAAATGCAGTTGTGGCTGGTAACCATCATTTTCTTCATGGATTTGCAGGTTCAAGTTCATCTGCTCATGTGCCTCAGAATCCTGCACGTGGGCCATGGAATGCTTCATTTCAATCAAATTGTTTACCCAATTCTGCAGCTTCAAACCCACCAGAGTTCCACAGTAGCAATGGTAGGCCATTCTTAGAAGGACCTTCTGCAGATGTTCCTAGCAGTTTCAGTTCAATGGCTGCTCGACCAGAGTTGGTATCTCATGGTAACTACGTGTTTCCAGCCTGTCACATGGGCCAGTGCAATACATGGATTCCGCAGGCTGCAAATGGTGTTGGTCATGGAGTACCACAGTGGGGATATAGTAATTCAGTGGCCAATCCTCCAG GAACCACAGACATGCCGAATGGAATTGTTCAGGGGCCTCTACCTCATTTCTCCCAGAATCCTTTGCATAGTATGCAAATGCAAGTACCTCAAATACAAGTATCCCATCAACAGTTCCTCGGTAACAATGTGGTGCATGGTTTAAATCCTTCTGCCGCAGGCCTTCCTTTAGATCCAAGAATGCTGGCTTTCCCATTCAATTCTGAGCACACTTTTGGGCATCCGATGCATCCACCTCTTACAAACCAAGTAAACAGTGGGGTTTTAAGAATTCTGCCATATCAG AATGCTACCATGCTGGATCGATCAAGGATTCATGAAGTAGGACATGTTATTGATGAACATCAAGACATGCGTCTGGATGTGGATAACATGACTTACGAG GAGCTTGTAGCTTTGGAAGAGCAGATAGGCGATGTCAATACTGGTTTGACAGAAAGTTACATCCAAGAGAACTTGAGGTCAACTTTCTATGTTCCAAGAGCAGCTGGAGTGTCTGATGAGTTTTCTGAGCTCTCTTCGGAGAATGATGCTTGCATAATATGCCAG GAAGAGTATGAAGCTGAAGAACTTATAGGAACCCTTGAATGCGGCCACCAGTACCATGCGACATGCATAAAGCAATGGTTGATGATGAAGAACCTCTGCCCCATCTGCAAGACAACAGCGTTGTCATCAGATAGAAGCAATGGATGA